The sequence GAAGATCATTGGGATGAGGTCGCACAAAAAATTTTACCTAAATCCATCAAAATTTTTGTGCAACATGAACGGGATGGTGACCTACTCAAAGCGCAAGGTTTTACTAATATAACCAGTTTATCGTTGGAAAAATCGGTGGAGTTTGAAGGTATTATTTTAAATAAAACCGGTGGTTCTCACGGTACAACAGAAATGTACGCTGTGCCACAATTGGCTGAGATTTTAGATGAGGCGATGGGAGTAACATTCCAAGCGAAAGGTCATCCAACGGTGTACTTGGTTGGTGACACAGTTTGGACTGCCGAAGTAAACAAAGCCATTAATCGTTATAAACCTGATGTAATGATTATGAACACAGGTGATGCGCGTACCTTAGCTTTTCCGAATGACGGTATTATTATGGGGTTACAAGATGTTGCTCATGCTCGCCAAATGCTACCGAATACAAAACTTATCACGGTGCACATGGATGCGGTAAACCATATGTCTGTGTACCGTAAGGATTTACGCCAATTTGTCCAAGCAAACAAGCTTGAAAATATAGCAATTCCAGAAGATGGTGAAACAGTGAAGTTTTAAAAACAAGCGGTCAAGTTTTGATGGAGATTTGCAAAACACCTAAAAATTTGACCGCACTTTGTTATAAAAAAGCCGTCTGAAATTTCAGATGGCTTTTATTTCGAAATTAATTATTATGTTAATTTTTATTACAAATCAAACGATTGAATAACATTCACATGTAAGCGTACATCGACATTGCCACGAGTAGCGTTAGAGTAAGGGCAAACTTCATGAGCACGAGTAATCAATTTGCGCGCCTCATCTTCAGTCAAACCTGCTACGGTAATCGTGATATCTAAATCTAAGCCAAATGCACCATCGGCTTTTTGACCGATACCTACACCGACAGTAGTGGAAGATTTCGTCGGTTTCAAGCCGAGTGTCGGTGCTACATGGTTCATCGCGCTATCAAAGCAGGCGCGTAACCCATAGCGAAAAGCTGCTCGGGGTTTGTACCGTGCTTACCGCTTTCGTTTTGGAATGAAACCAAATTAAAGCCAATTGAACCGTCGTCTACTTGGGTACGACCATCACGTCCGCCGGTTGCTGTTGCTGATGTTTTGTAGAAAATTTTCATAATGTTTTCCTCATTTAATGTTAGTTAATATGTTTTGGCGTACCGCCGTTGAAAGTGAGTTCATTATATTGAACGGCAATATGAAGTGTTATATGATTTATCCAAATTACTTGCCTATTTCTACAAAATTATGTTTTCAACTGAAACGATAGAACGCTTATTAAAAGTTATTCCACATAACGAACTCTATTCATCACCGATTAAAGGCTTATTTCTTCGCCATTCAGATCAACCATTTTGTTACGAAGGTATTATTCAAGAGCCGAGCATTTGCATCGTGTTAAGCGGAGAACGTGAAGTGCAGCTAGGCGAACAATGCTACCGATTTGATAATCAACATTCGGGCCGAGCGGCTGTGGCAAGACGACGGTTTTGCGTTTGATTGCGGGCTTGGAAACGCCGAAATCGGGCACGATACGCAATACTTTCCGCAAAACGGGTTTTCTGTTTCAGGAAAACCGCCTGCCGGAAAACTTGACCGCGATGCAGAATATCGCTATTTTTATGGACAAACCCGATGAAGGCGAAATCATCGCGCTGGCGGCGAAAGTCGGGCTGACTGCGGGCGATTTGAACAAATATCCGACCGAATTGTCCGGCGGCATGGCGAAACGGGTAGCATTTTTGCGCCTGCTGCTGTGCGGCTGCGACCTTGCCTTGCTGGACGAGCCGTTCGTCGGTTTGGACCGCGATTTGCGCGATATTTTGGTCGCCATGCTGGTGGAAAAAATCGAGCGGCAGGGCATGGCGTGTATGCTGGTAACGCACGACCGCTTCGAAGCCGCATGCCTGAGCCATGAAATAATGCTGCTTTCCACTAAGGGCATGAACGTGCAAAACGTGATTACCCTGCCTACGCCGCTGTCCGAACGCGATTCGGCTTTTGAAGAAGCCGTGGTGGCAAGAGAGTTTCAGGGGATTCATTATTATGAGTGATAGGAATTTAAATTTCTGACAAACCTTGCGGTTCGTTGCCCTCTCCCTAGCCCTCTCCCACGGGGAAAGGGGATCAGGTTTCTCAAAATCAGAGAACCGTAGAATTGGGAATCAGATGTCAGGTAAACCTGAAAATGTTCAGGCTCGACAGCCCAATTCCCTCTCCCCGTGGGAGAGGGCTAGGGAGAGGGTAAGCAAGCCGCAGGTTTGCCTCTTTAGCGAAAGATACGAATCTGTTATCCGAACGCGATTCGGTTTTTGAAAAAGCCGTGGTGCCAAGGGGGCAGGGGATTCATTATGAGGTGCTTTATGTTTTCGACTGTGATTACTGCTGCTGTTTTATATATTGCTACAGCAGTAGATTTGTTGGTAATACTATTAATATTTTTTGCTAGAGCAAATACTAGAAAAGAATATCGAGATATTTATATCGGACAATATTTAGGTTCTGTAATTTTAATATTAGTTAGTTTATTTCTAGCTTTTGTTTTGAATTATGTTCCGGAAAAATGGGTGTTGGGTTTATTAGGTTTAATACCGATTTACTTAGGTATTAAAGTTGCTATTTACGACGATTGTGAGGGCGAAAAAAGAGCTAAAAAAGAATTGGATGAAAAAGGGTTGTCAAAATTAGTCGGTATTGTTGCTTTGGTTACAGTTGCTAGTTGTGGTGCAGATAATATTGGACTTTTTGTTCCTTACTTTGTGACTTTAGATCTTGTCGACTTATTAGTTACTCTTCTTGTATTTTTAATATTGATTTTTGTTTTAGTATATACAGCACAAAGATTGGCTAATATTTCAGGTGTTGGTGAAATTGTAGAGAAGTTTAGTCGTTGGATAATGGCTGTTATTTATATTGGTTTAGGGTTATTTATTATTATTGAAAATAATACAATTCAAACAATAATATCAATAATATGAATGATACGGGCATTTGAGTATCTGACAAACCTTCGGCTTGCTTCTTCAATACAAGATACAACCCTGTCCGCCCAATAAATCCATATCTGAAAGCATCTTCATGCAGAATTAAGCCAAACCATGAATAAGTTTTTCACCCACCCCATGCGGCCGTTTTTCGTCGGTGCGGCGGTTCTTGCCATACTCGGCGCGTTGGTGTTTTTCATCAGCTCCGGTGCCGTCATTTTGAAATGAAACCAAATCAAAGCCGATTGAACCGTCGTCCACTTGGGTACGACCATCACGTCCGCCGGTTGCTGTTGCTGAAGTTTTGTAGAAAATTTTCATAATGTTTTCCTCAGTTTAATATTGGTTAATATGTTTTGGCGTACCGCCGTTGAAAGTGAGTTCATTATATTGAACGGCAATATGAAGTGTTATATGATTTATCCAAATTACTTGCCTATTTCTACAAAATTATGTTTTCAACTGAAACGATAGAACGCTTATTAAAAGTTATTCCACATAACGAACTCTATTCATCACCGATTAAAGGCTTATTTCTTCGCCATTCAGATCAACCATTTTGTTACGAAGGTATTATTCAAGAGCCGAGCATTTGCATCGTGTTAAGCGGAGAACGTGAAGTGCAGCTAGGCGAACAATGCTACCGATTTGATAATCAACATTTTATGTTTTGCCCAGTAAACATACCGATGCGTGGAGAGATTAAATATGCAGCGCCACAAAAGCCGTTTTTAGTGATGTCGATGAAAATTGATATTGAATGCGTTGGCAAGATTTTATTAGCAAATCCAAACCTTGCAGATGATGTTCAACAGGGCGATGAGGGTTTTGCACAATGGCATTTGGATGAATCTCTCAAAAATGCTGTTGAACGCTTATTGCTCTTGCACGAAAATCCAAAAGATATTGAGTTTCTTGCACCGCTTATCCAACAAGAAATATATTATCGACTCCTTACAGGCGAACAAGGTGGCAAATTTAAAGCCATGGTAAGCAATGGATCGCACACCAAAAAAATCGCCCAAGCCACCTATTATCTGCAACAACATTTTAGTGAAACCATTACCGTGGAAACCTTGGCAAATCTGAGCGGCATGTCATTATCTGGTTTTCACAGCCATTTTAAGAAGATAACCAGCCTTTCACCGCTGCAATATCAAAAATCCTTATGTCTAATGGAAGCCAGACGACTGATCTCACAAGAAGGGAGAGGCATTACCGAAGCCGCTTACCAAGTCGGCTACGAATCGCCTAGCCAATTCAGCCGTGAATACAAACGCTATTTCGGGCATGCGCCAAAGGGGGATATTAAATAGATGAGGCTTAAAGATAGGTTCAAAAACACTTAAAAATTTGACCGCTCTTAGTCATAAAAAATCCATCTTCAATACGAAGATGGATTTTTTGTTTATTTCCTTGAGATTGTTGTTATTTAACAACTTCCCCACAAATCATATTCATCAGAATTTGTGATGGTTACTTTAATCACGTCGCCAACTTTGACATTGATTCCGCTTAAATTATCTACATAAACTAACCCGTCGACTTCAGGGGCATCTGCTTTGGAGCGACCAATAATGCCTTCTTCGTCAATTTCATCCACTAATACATCAAGCGTTTTACCGATTTTTTGTTTTAAACGGTTTGCAGAAATTTCCTGTTGTAATTGCATGAAACGATGGAAACGTTCTTCTTTCACATCTTCTGGTACTTGGTCAGCCATCTCTGTTGCAGGTGCACCTTCAACTGGGCTGAATTTGAAACAGCCTACGCGATCAAGTTGGGCTTCTTTTAAGAAATCGAGCAATAATTGGAAATCTTCTTCTGTTTCACCTGGGAAACCGACAATAAAGGTGGAGCGTAATGTTAAATCTGGGCAAATTTCACGCCATTGTTTAATGCGTTCTAAAGTGCGGTCAATACTGCCCGGTCTTTTCATTGCTTTTAAGATTTTCGGGCTGGCGTGTTGTAATGGAATGTCTAAATACGGTAAGAGCGTGCCGTCTGCCATTAATGGAATTAAATCATCCACATGCGGATAGGGATACACATAATGTAAGCGAACCCAAATGCCAAGTTTGCCAAGCTGTTTACAAAGGGTCATTAAATCATTTTTAATTGGCATGCCATTCCAGAAAGCTGTTTTTACACCGCCCTCTTGGCGTTTTAAGTCCATGGAATAAGCAGAAGTATCTTGCGATACAACAAGCAATTCTTTTACGCCTGCTTCGGCTAAACGTTTTGCTTCGTCCAAAACTTGCGTAATAGAACGGCTTTCTAAATCACCACGCATAGATGGAATAATGCAGAACGTGCAACGGTGATCACAGCCTTCAGAGATCTTCAAATAGGCATAGTGCTTTGGTGTCAGTTTCACGCCTTGTTTGGGTACTAAGCTGGTGTAAGGGCTATGTGTCGGTTTTGGCACGTATTTGTGAACTTGCGCCATCACTGTTTCATAACTATGTGGGCCGCTGACTTCCAAAACTTTAGGATGCACTTCACGAATTTGGTCTTCTTTTGCCCCCAAACAGCCAGTCACGATAACTCGCCCATTTTCTTCTAATGCTTCACCAATCGCTTCTAGTGATTCCTGCACCGCACTATCAATAAAGCCACAAGTGTTCACAATCACTAAATCAACATTTTCATAGCTTGGCACAATGTTGTAACCATCGGTGCGTAGTTCCGTTAAGATTCGTTCAGAATCTACTAAGTTTTTTGGGCAACCAAGGCTTACAAAGCCAATGCTTGGGGTCGAATTTTGCATAAAATAACCGTTCTTTCGCTCTATAAAATTTCAAACGCAAGATTTTACTCAATTTTCGCAAGAAAGGCGATAAATTAAAGGCTTGGCAGGGTAAAGATTTTAAGCTAAGTGATGTAGAATAGACGATTATGTCAGACTTATTTTTATCATTATGGAAAATTCATCTTTACTTTTGACCGCACTTTTCGATCCTTATCATTTGATTATTTTTAGCAAAATGCTATTGGCGATGGTGCTTGGTAGTGTTATTGGCTTAGAGCGTGAGCTTAAGCGCAAACCTGTGGGCGTGAAAACTTGCGCCATTATTGCCGTCACCACTTGTGTGCTAACCATTGTTTCGATTCAAGCTGCAGAGCATTATGCGCAAGTTTCAGAAAATATTCGTACGGATCCGATGCGTCTTGCGGCTCAAGTGATTAGCGGAATCGGTTTTTTAGGTGCAGGTGTAATTTTGCATAAAAAAAATGATGCGATTTCAGGTTTAACCACTGCGGCGATTATTTGGGCTTCTGCGGGGATCGGCATTGCTGCTGGGGCAGGTTTTGTATTCGATGCGGTCATCGCAACGGTGATGATTTTGCTGTCTATTCGATTAAGTCCGCTGGTACAACGCTGGGTACATCGTAAATCACAACGTCGTCGGACAAAATTCAATATTCTTGTCAATGGTGCGGAAAGCATTGGAAAAGTCACTCAATTGTTAGTAAACAATCAGTATCGTATTGAACATATACAGGTGAAAGATCAAAGTAGTGGTGAAGTGCGGTTACAAATTCGCTGTTTTTCCATTGATTCCACAATGTTGAAAGATGCGTATGCATTGTTGAAAGCGGAAGAAGGCGTGATAAGTGTCGAAGTAGATAACTAGAAAAAGAGCGGTCAAGTTAAATTTTATTTTAAAATTGACCGCTCTTTTTTATTTCTTATTTAATTTCTTTCGCAAAATGTAAATTTCCATGAAAAATACTTGATTTTGCTAACGCTATCTTGTAATTAATAATTCTATTCAAACACAACAAACTAAGGAAACAACAATGAAAAATGTAGGCTTTATCGGTTGGCGCGGAATGGTGGGTTCCGTATTAATGGATCGTATGTCGCAGGAAAATGATTTTGCGAATCTTAATCCCGTATTTTTTACAACTTCACAAGCAGGTCAAAAAGCACCTGTATTTGGTGGCAAGGATGCAGGCGAACTTAAAAATGCATTCGATATTGAAGAACTCAAAAAATTAGACATTATCGTGACTTGCCAAGGTGGCGATTACACCAATGAAGTTTATCCAAAATTAAAAGCAACAGGTTGGGATGGTTATTGGGTTGATGCCGCTTCTGCACTACGCATGAAAGATGATGCAATTATTGTGCTTGATCCAGTAAACCAACACGTGATTTCTGAAGGTTTGAAAAAAGGTATTAAAACTTTCGTAGGTGGTAACTGTACCGTAAGCTTAATGCTTATGGCTATCGGCGGTCTATTTGAAAAAGATTTGGTGGAATGGATTTCTGTGGCAACTTACCAAGCGGCTTCAGGTGCTGGCGCAAAAAATATGCGTGAATTACTTTCACAAATGGGTTTATTAGAACAAGCGGTTTCAAGTGAATTAAAAGATCCTGCTTCATCTATTTTAGATATTGAACGTAAAGTGACGGCAGAAATGCGTTCTGATAGTTTCCCAACCGAAAACTTTGGTGCAGCATTAGGTGGCAGCTTAATCCCTTGGATTGACAAACTTCTTCCTGAAACAGGGCAAACTAAAGAAGAATGGAAAGGATATGTAGAAACCAACAAAATTTTAGGTTTAAGCGACAATCCAATTCCTGTGGATGGTTTATGTGTGCGTATTGGTGCATTACGTTGCCATAGCCAAGCATTCACCATTAAATTGAAAAAAGATTTGCCATTAGAAGAAATTGAACAAATTATTGCATCACATAATGAATGGGTAAAAGTGATTCCGAACGACAAAGAAACCACATTGCGTGAATTAACGCCAGTTAAAGTAACGGGTACATTAAGCGTACCGGTTGGTCGTTTACGTAAATTGGCTATGGGTCCTGAATATTTGGCTGCCTTTACTGTGGGTGACCAATTATTATGGGGTGCGGCAGAGCCAGTTCGCCGTATCTTAAAACAATTGGTTGCATAATTTGTAGAGTGCGTGAGGTAAAATCTCACGCACTTTTTCTTTCTTTTGCATGCGTTGATGTATCCCATCTAAAAACTTATGAATCGAGAATCCAACTTTACTCAATTTGCCTTTACCGAACTGTTACCTTTTTTTAATCAATTTCCAACGCAATATTTCACTGGCAAAAATAATGTTCAAATCGCTTATCGTCATTTAATCCACGCAAAAAGTGCGGGTAGAAAATTGATGATTTTGGTGAATGGCCGTGCTGAAAATATGTTGAAATGGTCAGAGCCCGCTTATGATTTTTATCATCAAGGCTATGATGTGTTGCTATTTGATCACCGAGGTCAAGGCTATTCAACCCATTTGCTGAAGGATTCTGAAAAAGGGCATTTAGATGAATTTCGTTTCTATGTTGATGATATGGCGAAAATCATCGAAAAAGTGACCGCACTTTTCAATTATTCCATGCAGCATTTGCTTGCTCATTCGATGGGTGCATTGATTGCAACGTATTATTTGGCAAATTGTGATCATCGCATTAATAAAGCTGTGCTTTCTTCGCCTTTTTACGGCATTCCTTTAAAACACACTATTAGAGATGAACTGATTATTGCCCTGATGAATATTTTAGGGCAGGGCGAGCGTTATGTTTTTGGTAAAGGGCCTTATCAACAAGCCCATTTGGAATACAATGAACTAAGTTTCTGTAAAACCAGAATGAAATGGATGAATCGTGTAAATCGTAAAAATCCAGCAATTCATCTTGGCGGACCAACGTTCCGTTGGGTACATTTGTGTTTAAATGCCATTAAACGCTTGCCGAAAGTTATTCCTAAGATTGAAATTCCAACCCTAATTTTACAAGCCGAAAAAGAAAAAATAGTAGATAACAAAAATCTTGAAAAATTAACCGCACTTTTTCCGAATGCTCAATGTAAAGTTGTATTCAATGCTAAACATGAGGTGTTATTTGAGCAAGATGAATTGAGACGGGAAACAATATCTAAGATTTTAGTATTTTTGAATGATGAGTAGATTTTTATTCAATAATATATTTAATGTGTAGATAAAATATTCAAACAGGTATGTTTTTCAAAAAATGGTTTGACATATTTTCTAAAAAACGTATTATACCGCTCACACCGATTGTGGTGAGATGGCCGAGCAGGCTGAAGGCGCTCCCCTGCTAAGGGAGTATGGGGTTAAAAAGCTCCATCGAGGGTTCGAATCCCTCTCTCACCGCCATTGTTTGTTTTATTTATTCTGCACCCGTAGCTCAGCTGGATAGAGTACTCGGCTACGAACCGAGCGGTCAGAGGTTCGAATCCTCTCGGGTGCGCCATTTTAAAACGGCTCTATCTTATTAAAGTGGTTATGAATAATTAAAGCATCATCTACGCACCCGTAGCTCAGCTGGATAGAGTACTCGGCTACGAACCGAGCGGTCAAAGGTTCGAATCCTTTCGGGTGCGCCATTTCATTTTATTCAAGCCTATTGATTTCCACTTACTTTCTAATAATCACAGTATTTGTTATATTGTACTTATCTTTTATTTGTAAAATTTTTAAATTATGACAAGACAATCTTTGCCTCGTGGTTTTAGTTTATTTTCCTGGGGATTAGCTATTTTTTGTGCCCCTGTATTGTTATGTCCGATGGCTCTGTTGCTTTCCACTACATTTGATAAAAATCCTAACTTAGAAACTTGGCAAGTTAATTTATTCTCAATATTTTTTTGGATTTACCCTATTATTCTTGCGGTGGTAGCTCGAATTTTATATCGCCTACATCAGAAAAAACCAAAATTGGCTTTTAAATTATTGGTATTAAGTGCGGTCATTTTTTATATAGCTTTAATTACGATTTGTAAAATCGGTTTATAAAAAAATCCTACGATAAAACGTAGGATTTTTTATGCTATTTTATTTTTTCTTTGTTGGGCGTTGCCAATCTTGAATATGGCGTTGAGGAACTCGTGTAATCACTAATTCATTTTCGCCAACATCACGTGTAATTGTTGTTCCAGCACCAATAGTTGCGCCATTTGCGACTTTCACTGGCGCGACTAATTGTGTATCAGATCCGACAAATACATCATCACCGATGATCGTTTTAAATTTATTTGCGCCATCGTAATTACAGGTGATGACACCCGCACCAATATTACAATTTGAGCCGATTTCTGAATCGCCAACATAGGTCAGGTGATTTACTTTAGAACCTTTACCAACGGTAGATTTTTTAATTTCTACAAAGTTACCGACATGCGTTTCTGCTGCAAGTTCCGCACCTGGGCGTAAACGAGAAAATGGACCAATTGCGGCTTTTTCTCCCACTACAGCATCCTCTAGCACTGAATAGGGTTTTATTTCTACATCATTGCCAATAACAACATTTTTCAATATGCAACCTGCGCCAATTTTTACGCGATCGCCGAGTTTAACACTACCTTCGATAACAACATTAACGTCGATTTCCACATCTTTTCCATGCTCTAATGTTCCACGTAGGTCAAAGCGAGCGGGATCGTAGATCATTATGCCTTCAAGTAATAGTTTGGAGGCTTGTTTATTTTGGAAATAACGTTCAAGTGCGGCTAATTGTAAGCGATTATTTGCGCCTTCAACTTCCATGACATCTGTTGCTTGTACAGCAACAACTTGGCAATTATCTTGGTTTGCGAGAGCAATAAGATCCGTTAAGTAATATTCGCCTTGAGCATTATTATTGCCTACACGAGCTAGCCATTTTTTGAAACTTGCGCCATCAGATACCATCACGCCAGTATTTACTTCTTTAATATTTAGTTGAGCTGCATTTGCATCTTTTTGTTCTACAATTGCTACAACATTCCCATTTTCACGGATAATTCGTCCATAGCCTGTTGGGTTATCTAAATTTACGGTAAGCAATGCAATGCCATTTTCTGGTTTTGCTTCAATTAATTTTTCTAATGTTTCTTTTGTTATTAATGGTGCATCGCCGTAAAGTACAACAATATTTTCGTTATCTTTAAAGAAAGGTGCCGCTTGTTGAACTGCATGTGCTGTGCCAAGTTGTTCTGTTTGTAATACCCAATTTACTTGTTCATTTGTAAGATGGGTACGCATTAAGTCCCCACCGTGGCCATAGATTAAATGAATATTTTCTGCGCCTAATTGATGAGCTGTATCAATTACATGTTTTACCATTGGTTTACCAGCTATTGTATGTAGAACTTTAGGTAAATCGGAATACATGCGCGTTCCTTTTCCGGCTGCTAAAATTACCGCACTTAATGCTTTTGTAGTCATAGATTTTCTCTTTATTTATCAATAATAATGGGAGATATTTTATCGTATAAAGGAGAAGATGATAAGTTTTTAACTTAAGGAAGTTGTGGCTTTGTAGATAGGAAAAAACCGATGGTTTCCCATCGGTTTTCTGAATTTTAAAGTGGTTAAAAGAGAAATTATTTAACTTCTACTTGTGCACCAGCTTCTTCTAATTCTTTCTTAAGTGCTTCAGCTTCTTCTTTAGAAACACCTTCTTTTAATGCTGCTGGAGCAGATTCAACTAAATCTTTAGCTTCTTTTAAGCCTAAACCAGTTGCACCACGTACTGCTTTGATTACTGCTACTTTGTTAGCACCAGCTGCTGCAAGAATTACGTCGAATTCAGTTTTTTCTTCTGCTGCCGCTGCGCCGCCTGCTGCTGGAGCTGCTGCTACTGCTGCCGCTGCTGAAACACCGAATTTTTCTTCCATCGCTGCGATTAATTCAACGATTTCAGTTACAGTTTTTGAAGCAATCGCTTCAATAATTTGTTCGTTAGTTAATGACATAACAATCAATTCCTAAAATAAATAAAGTTAGATGAAGTAAGAAACGCTTAATGATTAAGCTGCTTCTTGTAATTTGTCGCGTAATGCCGCGAAGGTGCGAGCAAGTTTGCCTGCTGCAGCTTCTTTCATTGTGCCCATTAAACGTGCAATCGCTTCTTCGTAAGTTGGTAATGTTGCCAAGAATTCAACATCTTGGATTTTACCTTCAAAGGCTGCACCTTTAATTTCAAACTTATCGTTTGCTTTAGCAAACTCTTTGAACAAACGAGCAGCTGCGCCCGGGTGTTCGTTAGAGAACGCGATAAGTGTTGGACCTACAAACGTATCTTTTAAGCATTCGTAATCTGTGCCTTCAACTGCGCGACGTAATAAAGTATTACGAACTACACGCATTGTAACGCCAGCTTCACGTGCTGATTTACGTAATTCAGTCATTTTATCAACAGTTACACCGCGAGAGTCCGCGATTACTGCTGAAAGTGCACCTTTGGCTGCTTCATTTACTTCAGCAACAATTGCTTGTTTGTCTTGAAGATTTAATGCCATTGGCTTTTAGCTCCTGAATACACTCCGATTACTCGGAATTAATTTACCTAATCCTAAGACTAGGATGACTTCGGCGCCCAGAAGCAAGAAAAATTCTTATTCTGTTCACCATCTACGTAGGATAATTAAGATTACTCCCCTACGGTCTTGGATGGGGCTTGAATAGGTCAAGCACCAACCAGAAATTTGTTAGATTGACTAACACAGGCGCAGGATTATAGAGAAAAGCTATGTTCTTGTAAAGAATATTGTTGGAAAAAGAGCCAAATTCCTATGATAGTTTCTCTACTAATTCCACTGCGGCCCCAATATAAGTAGCGGGTGTTAATTTTTGTAAACGTAATTTTTCTTCTTGTGGAATATCCAACTTATCAATAAATTCACGCATG comes from Haemophilus haemolyticus and encodes:
- the rplL gene encoding 50S ribosomal protein L7/L12 — translated: MSLTNEQIIEAIASKTVTEIVELIAAMEEKFGVSAAAAVAAAPAAGGAAAAEEKTEFDVILAAAGANKVAVIKAVRGATGLGLKEAKDLVESAPAALKEGVSKEEAEALKKELEEAGAQVEVK
- the rplJ gene encoding 50S ribosomal protein L10, which encodes MALNLQDKQAIVAEVNEAAKGALSAVIADSRGVTVDKMTELRKSAREAGVTMRVVRNTLLRRAVEGTDYECLKDTFVGPTLIAFSNEHPGAAARLFKEFAKANDKFEIKGAAFEGKIQDVEFLATLPTYEEAIARLMGTMKEAAAGKLARTFAALRDKLQEAA